Proteins encoded by one window of Halobaculum sp. MBLA0147:
- a CDS encoding ZIP family metal transporter has product MVTPGSVALVFFAGLATALATGLGAVPFFFIKEIGDRWNIVLWGLASGIMLAASGFGLVVEGLNASTGLPVLLVAGVAAGVALVVAADAVIERVDLDGLSTTPQPSEADVTTKETPQTRTNSSEVEEETQLISTAVTEGDLRKLLLIFGILTIHSFPEGVAVGVSFADVGLDGGLPLFGVTVPLLAVFMTVAISIHNIPEGVAVSIPLRSMGVDNWRLVAAAVFSSLPQPIGAAVAFLFVSWARAFLPFGFGFAAGAMVFLVVSEFLPEALELGENLDNGGFRELAGGTIAGVLLMLPLLMF; this is encoded by the coding sequence GTGGTGACCCCCGGTAGCGTCGCGCTCGTTTTCTTCGCGGGTCTCGCAACTGCTCTCGCCACTGGACTAGGCGCAGTGCCGTTCTTTTTTATCAAGGAGATCGGCGACCGGTGGAACATTGTCCTGTGGGGGCTCGCTTCCGGAATCATGCTCGCCGCGTCGGGGTTTGGGCTCGTTGTCGAGGGACTAAACGCCTCGACTGGACTCCCAGTGCTCCTCGTGGCCGGTGTCGCTGCTGGAGTCGCGCTCGTCGTCGCCGCTGACGCGGTGATTGAGCGCGTCGATCTCGATGGTCTGTCCACGACACCACAGCCGAGCGAGGCGGACGTGACGACCAAAGAAACACCACAGACACGGACGAACAGCAGTGAGGTGGAAGAAGAGACACAACTGATCTCGACAGCGGTGACGGAGGGCGATCTCAGAAAACTCCTGTTGATTTTCGGTATCCTGACAATTCACTCGTTCCCAGAGGGAGTGGCTGTCGGGGTCTCCTTCGCAGATGTGGGTCTTGACGGTGGCCTCCCGCTATTCGGCGTCACGGTGCCACTGCTAGCCGTCTTCATGACAGTCGCCATCTCGATCCACAACATCCCAGAGGGAGTTGCGGTGTCGATTCCGCTCAGGTCAATGGGCGTCGACAATTGGCGGCTGGTGGCGGCGGCCGTGTTCTCCTCACTCCCGCAGCCTATCGGAGCGGCTGTCGCGTTCCTATTCGTTTCGTGGGCACGGGCGTTTCTTCCGTTTGGATTCGGGTTCGCCGCTGGCGCGATGGTGTTCCTCGTTGTCTCCGAGTTCCTTCCTGAAGCGCTGGAGCTTGGAGAGAATCTTGACAACGGTGGGTTTCGAGAGCTGGCCGGCGGCACTATCGCTGGCGTTCTGTTGATGCTCCCACTGTTAATGTTCTGA
- a CDS encoding cytochrome ubiquinol oxidase subunit I yields MIDPVVASRLQFALTTIVHIIFPVVSMGLAPFLIYVTWRDVRGGPAVYEQLRRFWTKIFAVSFVVGTVTGIVLEFEFGTNFAAFSTTAGELFGGPLAVEGMMAFMLEATFLGIFVFGRDRVSDRLYLVSSLAVGVGTWLSAVWILIANSWMQTPRGFELVTENGRQIVHLVDPVAAYLNPRFGFMYVHMQNAAVESVALLMAGIAAYHLHRHYVRGVTTDSIAFWEKTLKLALVALLITAPLQVVHGDLYARHVYETQPQKFAAMEAVWDTETYVPEYLVAVPTDLDQLTNPRAKELFGLGIPGGASWLASGGDPTAEIRGLNAFESEAPPVAIVFWSFRAMVGLGFWFILLAFWGGYRWLTGGLREDGLYHLSLMGSSVLGIVAVELGWVVTEVGRQPWVIQGVMKTSDGVSPGLTGSEALVTLLGFVSVYATLLGLYTYVVARIVRDGPPTGEELETPVTSHDEQPPAEPTTGVASDD; encoded by the coding sequence ATGATTGATCCAGTCGTCGCCAGTCGGTTACAGTTCGCTCTCACGACGATCGTCCACATCATCTTCCCGGTCGTGAGTATGGGGCTCGCACCGTTCCTGATCTACGTCACCTGGCGTGACGTGCGTGGTGGGCCTGCAGTCTACGAGCAGCTGCGCCGGTTCTGGACCAAGATCTTCGCCGTCTCGTTCGTTGTCGGGACCGTCACGGGGATTGTCCTTGAGTTCGAGTTCGGGACGAACTTCGCGGCATTCTCGACGACGGCCGGGGAACTGTTCGGTGGCCCGCTCGCAGTCGAGGGGATGATGGCCTTCATGTTGGAGGCGACGTTCCTCGGGATCTTCGTGTTCGGGCGAGACAGAGTCTCCGACAGACTGTACCTCGTGTCGAGTCTCGCCGTCGGAGTCGGAACGTGGCTCTCTGCCGTGTGGATCCTGATCGCCAACTCGTGGATGCAGACGCCTCGTGGATTCGAACTAGTGACTGAGAACGGACGCCAGATCGTCCATCTCGTCGACCCCGTCGCGGCGTATCTCAACCCTCGCTTCGGGTTCATGTACGTCCACATGCAGAACGCCGCCGTCGAGTCCGTCGCACTCTTGATGGCCGGGATCGCTGCGTACCACCTCCACCGTCATTACGTTCGCGGAGTGACGACGGACTCCATCGCCTTCTGGGAGAAGACGCTGAAGCTCGCGCTTGTCGCACTGTTGATTACGGCTCCGCTTCAGGTGGTACACGGTGATCTCTACGCCCGACACGTGTACGAGACGCAGCCCCAGAAGTTCGCCGCGATGGAGGCTGTCTGGGACACGGAGACGTACGTGCCAGAGTACCTCGTCGCGGTGCCGACCGACCTTGACCAACTGACGAACCCACGTGCGAAGGAGCTGTTCGGACTCGGCATTCCTGGAGGTGCATCGTGGCTCGCGAGTGGTGGCGACCCGACGGCAGAGATACGTGGGCTGAACGCCTTTGAGTCGGAGGCACCGCCAGTGGCTATCGTGTTTTGGTCGTTCCGTGCGATGGTCGGACTGGGATTCTGGTTCATCCTGCTGGCGTTCTGGGGTGGCTACCGGTGGCTCACCGGTGGGCTCCGGGAGGATGGACTGTACCACCTCTCACTGATGGGGTCGAGTGTCTTGGGAATCGTGGCCGTCGAACTCGGGTGGGTGGTCACAGAAGTGGGACGACAGCCGTGGGTTATTCAGGGTGTGATGAAGACGAGCGACGGTGTCTCGCCGGGGCTGACTGGTAGTGAGGCCCTCGTGACTCTTCTCGGGTTTGTCAGCGTATACGCCACGCTCTTAGGGCTGTACACGTACGTCGTGGCGCGAATCGTCCGCGACGGCCCGCCCACCGGTGAGGAGCTTGAGACGCCCGTCACGAGCCACGACGAGCAGCCGCCGGCAGAGCCGACGACTGGGGTGGCGAGTGATGATTAG
- a CDS encoding arsenic resistance protein, with amino-acid sequence MTVRSGLVALKENLVYVVVASLIVGLTTGQFIGASTRGLLRASVVPILFVMIYPMMINVDVREVVGIRDHAGPVLASLAVNFLVTPVLALGLARLFFAGDVGYAVGLYFVALVPTSGMTAAWTGLADGDLEAALVAMAVNLLVAVAVLPAYLSVLIPGSVGFEPTRLYRQLAQVVVVPMLAGAVTRRLLHRRYGADGFRRLKPALGGVSSLGVTLIVFVATAMRSTAILADPVASLSVIVPLVGFYAGTLAVGAVVGRVLFDHARGTALVYATSMRNLSIALAVVVAADELPPAAVLPIALGYLLQPPLGAVYVHYRRDVIGEGLTLREAVQRLVRGESA; translated from the coding sequence ATGACGGTTCGGAGTGGTCTCGTCGCGTTGAAAGAGAACTTGGTGTACGTGGTTGTTGCGTCACTCATTGTCGGGCTAACGACCGGACAGTTCATCGGAGCAAGCACACGTGGACTGCTCCGTGCGAGCGTCGTTCCGATTCTGTTTGTGATGATCTACCCGATGATGATCAACGTCGACGTACGTGAGGTCGTCGGGATTCGCGACCATGCGGGACCCGTACTTGCTAGTCTCGCAGTAAACTTCCTCGTCACCCCAGTGCTTGCACTCGGCTTAGCACGCTTGTTCTTCGCTGGCGATGTCGGCTACGCCGTCGGTCTGTACTTCGTGGCACTGGTTCCAACCTCTGGGATGACGGCCGCGTGGACAGGGCTGGCGGACGGTGACCTGGAGGCAGCGCTCGTCGCGATGGCTGTCAACCTCCTCGTCGCGGTCGCCGTGCTCCCCGCGTACCTCTCCGTGTTGATCCCCGGGAGCGTGGGATTCGAACCGACACGCCTGTACCGCCAACTAGCACAGGTTGTCGTCGTCCCGATGCTCGCCGGTGCGGTCACGCGCCGGCTGTTACACCGTCGGTACGGGGCCGACGGCTTCCGACGCCTGAAACCGGCACTGGGAGGCGTCAGCTCACTCGGTGTGACACTGATCGTCTTCGTTGCAACCGCCATGCGATCGACTGCGATCCTCGCGGATCCAGTGGCGTCGCTGAGCGTGATCGTCCCACTCGTCGGATTTTACGCCGGGACACTCGCCGTCGGTGCGGTAGTGGGGCGAGTGCTGTTCGACCACGCTCGTGGGACGGCTCTGGTGTACGCCACCAGCATGCGGAACCTTTCAATCGCATTGGCGGTAGTCGTCGCCGCAGACGAACTGCCCCCAGCGGCCGTCCTCCCGATTGCACTCGGATACCTACTCCAGCCGCCGTTGGGAGCAGTCTACGTGCATTACCGCCGGGATGTGATCGGCGAAGGACTGACCCTCCGTGAGGCCGTTCAGCGTCTTGTCCGTGGGGAATCAGCGTGA
- a CDS encoding aminotransferase class V-fold PLP-dependent enzyme, whose product MSGLTPMELRADVPALSEEAYFNYGAHGPSPRYVVERAESFLADHEFTVPAASDPYQHAFDTYDEVRERVARFINAAPAEIALTESTTAGINAVADGISWEDGDVVVRTDLEHPAGTLPWRRLERAGVEVRTVPTEGGRINRDAFADAVADAKLACFSAITWTHGTQLPVTELVKITHDAGALALVDAVQVPGQAESDVDVWDADAVAAAGHKWLLGLWGGGFLYVDHAVADELAPRRVGYRSVNDASGSSVSFAPGAERFEVGSANPAPHVALSEAMDTIREVGITTIRDRITALTERFTDAVPDKQLLTPTPAESGLVTIDVPDPQATVERLGGAGITIRSLSDPDAVRASIHAVNTATEVDRLARELDKSTPTDR is encoded by the coding sequence ATGAGTGGACTCACGCCGATGGAACTCCGTGCAGACGTGCCAGCGCTTAGCGAGGAAGCATACTTTAATTACGGCGCCCACGGGCCAAGCCCACGATATGTTGTCGAGCGGGCAGAGTCATTTCTTGCCGATCATGAGTTTACTGTACCGGCAGCGAGCGACCCGTATCAGCACGCGTTCGACACATACGACGAGGTGCGCGAGCGGGTGGCCCGGTTCATAAACGCTGCACCCGCGGAGATCGCGCTAACAGAATCAACGACTGCCGGAATCAACGCGGTCGCAGACGGTATCTCCTGGGAGGATGGGGATGTGGTCGTCAGGACCGATCTTGAACACCCTGCCGGAACACTCCCATGGCGACGGTTAGAGCGTGCGGGTGTCGAGGTTAGAACTGTCCCAACAGAAGGTGGACGCATTAACCGTGATGCGTTTGCTGATGCAGTTGCAGACGCGAAGCTAGCGTGTTTCAGTGCGATCACGTGGACCCATGGTACTCAGCTTCCCGTCACTGAGTTGGTCAAGATCACACATGATGCAGGCGCGCTCGCGCTCGTCGACGCAGTACAGGTCCCTGGACAGGCCGAGTCGGATGTCGACGTGTGGGACGCGGATGCGGTCGCGGCAGCCGGTCATAAGTGGCTTCTTGGGCTGTGGGGTGGCGGGTTCCTCTATGTTGATCATGCAGTGGCAGACGAACTCGCACCCAGACGGGTGGGCTACCGAAGCGTCAACGACGCAAGCGGTTCATCGGTGTCGTTCGCGCCGGGCGCCGAACGGTTTGAGGTGGGATCAGCGAACCCCGCACCACACGTTGCGTTGTCAGAGGCAATGGACACGATCCGTGAAGTTGGAATCACCACGATTCGCGACCGAATTACCGCACTAACCGAACGGTTCACCGATGCGGTGCCGGACAAGCAACTGCTGACGCCAACGCCGGCGGAGTCCGGGCTCGTCACGATCGACGTGCCAGACCCACAGGCGACTGTCGAACGGCTTGGGGGCGCTGGAATCACCATCAGATCGCTATCGGACCCCGACGCTGTCCGAGCATCGATTCACGCTGTTAATACAGCAACTGAGGTAGATCGGCTTGCGCGGGAACTTGATAAGTCGACACCGACCGATCGGTAG
- a CDS encoding class I SAM-dependent methyltransferase produces the protein MEEHIIDAERAEVLEDETRYQAVSREEILRIVDSDDVVVDIGSGTGFFTDDLATHAQRVFAVDFQDEMHEYYKKKGIPGNVQTIQSKASQVDITGVDVIVSLFSFHEIDIDSSIEKFNNMVGESAQVLIVDWSKNAETDEIPPREKLFTATEAADALADQFTVQVADERYNTFSVLATQ, from the coding sequence ATGGAAGAACACATTATTGACGCAGAGAGGGCGGAGGTGCTTGAGGATGAAACCAGATATCAGGCTGTCTCACGAGAGGAGATCCTGCGAATAGTTGATAGTGATGATGTAGTTGTAGATATTGGCTCTGGAACTGGGTTCTTTACTGACGATTTAGCGACACATGCACAGAGAGTGTTCGCTGTTGACTTTCAAGACGAAATGCACGAATATTATAAAAAGAAAGGCATCCCGGGCAACGTTCAGACAATTCAGTCAAAAGCATCCCAAGTCGACATCACAGGGGTTGATGTAATCGTCTCACTTTTCTCTTTCCACGAAATTGATATTGATAGCTCAATAGAGAAATTCAATAATATGGTGGGAGAGTCGGCACAGGTTCTAATAGTTGACTGGAGCAAAAATGCCGAAACAGATGAAATCCCCCCACGTGAGAAACTATTCACTGCGACGGAAGCCGCAGATGCACTTGCGGATCAGTTCACTGTACAAGTGGCTGATGAACGGTATAACACATTCAGCGTGCTTGCAACACAGTAG
- a CDS encoding thioredoxin family protein: MTEPTADHDGQTATQPTHGAEKSSTEEEPIHVRSRTHLTELVDGDDPVLADFYADWCGPCQQLEPIVASVAADSPATVAKVDVDEHQQLAAKYGVRGVPTMVFFVDGEPVERVVGLRSESDLLELIDEYV, encoded by the coding sequence ATGACGGAGCCTACTGCGGACCACGACGGACAGACAGCAACGCAGCCTACGCACGGGGCAGAGAAGAGTTCCACCGAGGAGGAGCCGATCCACGTGCGGAGCCGAACCCACCTCACCGAACTCGTCGACGGCGACGACCCGGTATTGGCCGACTTCTACGCAGACTGGTGTGGCCCGTGCCAGCAGCTTGAACCGATCGTCGCGTCCGTTGCTGCCGACTCGCCGGCTACCGTCGCGAAGGTGGACGTGGACGAGCACCAACAATTGGCGGCAAAGTACGGTGTCCGAGGAGTTCCGACGATGGTGTTTTTCGTGGACGGTGAACCGGTCGAACGCGTCGTCGGGCTCCGCAGCGAGAGTGACCTGCTGGAGCTGATCGACGAGTACGTCTGA
- a CDS encoding ferritin-like domain-containing protein yields MATEDETRNSKPTQDGTVVELLQSAYLEELETVINYQTNAIVLDGIRAEEIKESLRGDIQEELAHADRLGQRLKQLDAQPPGSAEFEAVQMSLQPPADSTDVLAVIDGVLDAEEDAIATYRELVDAADAANDPVTEDLAVEILGDEEAHRTEFRGFAKEYRSE; encoded by the coding sequence ATGGCAACAGAAGACGAGACGAGAAACAGTAAACCGACCCAAGACGGTACGGTCGTGGAGTTGTTACAGAGTGCGTATCTTGAAGAGTTGGAGACGGTGATCAACTACCAGACGAACGCGATCGTACTCGATGGTATCCGCGCAGAGGAAATCAAAGAGAGTCTTCGCGGTGATATTCAAGAAGAGCTGGCCCACGCCGACCGGCTCGGACAACGACTCAAGCAGTTGGATGCACAACCACCAGGGTCCGCCGAGTTCGAAGCCGTCCAGATGTCGCTCCAGCCGCCTGCTGACTCGACAGACGTCCTCGCGGTAATCGACGGTGTCCTCGACGCTGAGGAAGATGCAATCGCGACATACCGCGAACTCGTTGACGCCGCTGACGCAGCCAACGACCCGGTGACGGAGGACCTCGCCGTCGAGATTCTCGGTGACGAGGAGGCACACCGGACGGAGTTCCGCGGCTTCGCGAAAGAGTACCGGTCTGAGTGA
- a CDS encoding type 1 glutamine amidotransferase: protein MAQAIAVVDASLGDTPAERNLTREIDTRTDVYKASEGRIPPSPTASKWDYSGIVISGSQTAVYDDADWIHELTEWFRQVHRSGVPTLGICWGHQFIAQALGGRVVDMGQYEIGYQPVRRLGTDPLFDDIPQSFTAFQTHSDRVAELPCGAVELAHNDYGIQAFRVDHSYGVQFHPEYDRQTAEWVVEGKDFSQDRIQALQEEITEAAVDEAAVAARVFDNFVSLTETHQPTRQSCPTC, encoded by the coding sequence ATGGCACAGGCGATTGCGGTGGTTGACGCGTCACTCGGAGATACACCAGCAGAACGGAATCTGACGAGAGAGATCGACACACGGACGGACGTATACAAAGCAAGTGAAGGACGGATACCGCCGTCACCAACAGCGTCGAAGTGGGACTACAGCGGTATCGTGATTAGCGGGTCACAGACGGCTGTTTACGACGATGCAGACTGGATCCACGAGTTAACTGAATGGTTCCGACAGGTTCACCGGAGCGGTGTCCCGACTCTTGGTATCTGTTGGGGGCACCAGTTCATCGCACAAGCACTCGGTGGGCGCGTCGTAGACATGGGTCAGTACGAGATCGGCTATCAGCCTGTTCGACGTCTTGGCACAGATCCACTATTTGACGATATCCCACAGTCATTTACTGCCTTCCAGACACATTCGGACCGGGTCGCCGAACTCCCGTGTGGCGCGGTCGAGCTGGCACACAACGATTACGGTATCCAAGCGTTCCGTGTCGATCACTCATACGGTGTTCAATTTCACCCAGAGTACGACCGACAGACCGCCGAGTGGGTTGTTGAGGGCAAAGACTTCTCACAGGACCGGATTCAAGCGCTACAAGAGGAAATCACCGAGGCGGCCGTAGATGAAGCTGCAGTTGCCGCACGTGTATTCGACAACTTCGTCTCACTGACAGAGACCCACCAGCCAACTCGCCAGTCATGTCCCACCTGCTAG
- a CDS encoding cytochrome d ubiquinol oxidase subunit II, whose product MISVGELAAGPLFGLPLSDLWFGLVFAMLGTFLFLDGFDFGAGVIFATLPEPTQRETVLAAIGPFWDGNEVWLVVFGGALFAAFPPVYAALFSRHYLLMFAILGALLLRGLAPEMYEQRSDERWQRWWGRSFVAGSLAAPFTLGVFVGNWVVGSARSLTLVGLVAGVTVATLTLVSGAAFLRVKAGSHLPDRVGRIGRGAVVVYLLTVVATLAVVTARLPGSVDTVVTPPVVGLVLASVGLAWVYFRALGRGADHTALGSAAGLSYGLVAVVALLTYPTIDRASGLTVETAIVSTLPLNLMSIGAALLLPLVVTYFVVLYSAFAGPVRPEEVH is encoded by the coding sequence ATGATTAGCGTCGGAGAACTTGCTGCAGGTCCGCTGTTTGGACTCCCGTTGTCCGATCTGTGGTTCGGACTCGTCTTCGCGATGTTGGGGACGTTCCTGTTCCTCGACGGGTTCGACTTCGGAGCCGGTGTGATCTTCGCGACACTCCCCGAGCCCACACAGCGAGAGACGGTCCTCGCGGCGATCGGTCCGTTCTGGGACGGCAACGAGGTCTGGCTCGTCGTGTTCGGCGGGGCACTGTTCGCGGCGTTCCCACCGGTGTACGCGGCGCTGTTCAGCCGTCACTATCTGCTGATGTTCGCGATCCTCGGAGCACTGCTTCTCCGAGGACTCGCCCCGGAGATGTACGAACAGCGGTCGGACGAGCGCTGGCAGCGATGGTGGGGACGGTCGTTCGTCGCCGGAAGCCTCGCAGCCCCGTTCACCTTGGGTGTCTTTGTCGGCAACTGGGTCGTCGGGAGCGCTCGGTCTCTCACTCTCGTCGGACTCGTCGCCGGTGTGACGGTCGCGACACTGACCCTCGTTTCCGGGGCGGCATTTCTCCGGGTGAAAGCCGGGAGCCACCTCCCCGATCGCGTCGGCCGGATCGGACGTGGGGCGGTCGTCGTCTATCTACTCACCGTGGTCGCGACACTGGCTGTCGTGACCGCTCGACTCCCCGGTAGCGTTGACACCGTCGTGACACCTCCGGTCGTCGGACTCGTCCTTGCGTCGGTGGGACTCGCCTGGGTGTACTTCCGTGCACTCGGACGTGGAGCAGACCACACTGCACTCGGATCGGCGGCGGGGTTGAGTTACGGGCTGGTGGCCGTCGTCGCGCTACTCACATACCCGACGATCGACCGCGCGAGTGGACTCACCGTCGAGACTGCAATCGTCTCGACACTCCCATTGAACCTGATGTCCATCGGCGCCGCCCTGTTGTTGCCACTCGTCGTGACGTACTTCGTCGTCCTTTACTCGGCGTTCGCCGGGCCAGTTCGACCCGAGGAGGTGCACTGA